In a genomic window of Paraburkholderia phenazinium:
- a CDS encoding porin, translated as MKKFALSSLSLALLGAAGAAHAQSSVTLYGVLDDSIQYVHNVTTKADPLTNNNLFGLAAGNLQGNRWGLKGTEDLGGGLKAVFQLENGFNPNNGALGQGGKMFGRQAFVGLQSDQFGTVTLGRQYDPVVDLVQAVTADNYWGSTFTTPGDVDNNDNSSRTNNAIKYTSQTYAGFQFEALYAFGGVAGSTGSGQTWSGAATYSNGPISVAAGYIRMDNASTAAGRGATATTSAGWASGATSDATFDGAINTQFASAKSIGIASIGAQYVVGPITAGLRYSNAQYKPDAFSTFTSTERYNVGAGFVNYQLTPAALLGLGYTFTHGSGYGPSATYNQVSLGGDYNLSKRTDIYLVGAYQKASGTDVTASVADYGNTSNSTAQEIVSLGIRHKF; from the coding sequence ATGAAAAAATTCGCACTGTCTAGCCTCTCGCTGGCACTGCTGGGTGCAGCAGGTGCAGCTCATGCTCAAAGCAGCGTTACTCTGTACGGCGTGCTCGATGACTCGATCCAGTACGTGCACAACGTGACCACGAAAGCGGATCCGCTGACCAACAACAACCTGTTCGGCCTCGCTGCCGGTAACCTGCAGGGCAACCGTTGGGGCTTGAAGGGCACGGAAGATCTGGGCGGTGGCCTGAAGGCTGTCTTCCAGTTGGAAAACGGCTTTAATCCGAACAACGGCGCGCTGGGTCAAGGCGGCAAGATGTTCGGTCGTCAGGCATTCGTTGGCCTGCAAAGCGACCAGTTCGGTACGGTTACCCTCGGCCGCCAGTATGACCCGGTCGTCGACCTGGTCCAGGCAGTCACGGCTGACAACTACTGGGGCTCCACATTCACGACGCCGGGCGACGTTGACAACAACGACAACAGCTCGCGTACGAACAACGCAATCAAGTACACGTCGCAAACGTACGCTGGCTTCCAGTTCGAAGCCCTGTATGCATTCGGCGGCGTAGCAGGTTCGACGGGTTCGGGCCAAACCTGGTCGGGCGCGGCAACGTACTCGAACGGTCCGATCAGCGTCGCAGCCGGCTACATCCGTATGGACAACGCCAGCACGGCAGCTGGCCGCGGTGCCACGGCAACCACGAGCGCAGGCTGGGCGAGCGGTGCGACCTCGGACGCGACGTTTGACGGTGCAATCAACACGCAATTCGCTTCCGCGAAGTCGATCGGTATCGCTTCGATCGGCGCGCAGTACGTAGTTGGCCCGATCACGGCCGGCCTGCGTTACAGCAACGCACAGTACAAGCCGGACGCATTCTCGACGTTCACTTCGACCGAGCGTTACAACGTCGGCGCTGGCTTCGTGAACTACCAACTGACGCCGGCAGCATTGCTGGGTCTGGGCTACACGTTCACGCACGGTTCCGGCTACGGCCCGTCGGCAACGTATAACCAGGTCTCGCTGGGTGGCGACTACAACCTGTCGAAGCGCACGGACATCTACCTGGTCGGCGCGTATCAAAAGGCGTCGGGCACGGACGTGACCGCATCGGTGGCCGACTACGGCAACACGTCGAACTCGACGGCGCAGGAAATCGTCAGCCTCGGTATCCGTCACAAGTTCTAA
- a CDS encoding proteasome-type protease: MTYCVAMCVDDGLVFLSDTRTNAGVDHISTARKMTVFELPGERVLVLLGAGNLSLTQAVLQELSEPTDPERPTLWSAPTMADAARVVGQAVRDVHHREAQALQEFGVDFNCSFILGGQIAAPAKPNGGRPHLFMIYAAGNFIESSAVNPYFQIGESKYGKPIIDRVLTPTTPLDEAAKCALISMDSTLRSNLSVGLPLDLLVYEKDALRVTRFVSVDHDNAYFEMIHRTWGERLRQVFSEIPDPDWQESANVPMQRLERALVLHRAPVASDEAAAAKPAQTLAQAEKNKAQR; encoded by the coding sequence ATGACTTACTGTGTGGCGATGTGCGTGGACGACGGGCTGGTGTTCCTGTCCGATACCCGCACCAATGCCGGCGTCGATCACATCAGCACGGCGCGCAAGATGACGGTGTTCGAATTGCCGGGCGAGCGCGTGCTGGTGCTGCTTGGCGCCGGCAATCTGTCGCTGACCCAGGCCGTGCTGCAGGAACTGAGCGAACCGACCGATCCCGAGCGGCCCACCCTGTGGAGCGCACCCACCATGGCGGACGCGGCGCGCGTGGTGGGGCAGGCGGTGCGCGACGTGCATCACCGGGAAGCTCAGGCGCTGCAGGAGTTCGGCGTCGACTTCAACTGCAGCTTCATCCTGGGTGGGCAGATCGCCGCGCCCGCCAAGCCGAACGGCGGCCGGCCGCATCTGTTCATGATTTACGCGGCGGGCAATTTCATCGAATCGTCGGCGGTGAACCCGTATTTCCAGATCGGCGAGTCGAAGTACGGCAAGCCGATCATCGACCGCGTGCTAACCCCCACCACGCCGCTCGACGAAGCCGCCAAGTGCGCGCTGATCTCGATGGACTCGACGCTGCGCTCGAATCTGTCGGTGGGCCTGCCGCTCGATCTGCTGGTCTACGAAAAGGACGCGTTGCGGGTGACGCGTTTCGTCTCGGTCGATCACGACAATGCGTACTTCGAAATGATCCATCGGACGTGGGGCGAACGCCTGCGTCAGGTGTTCTCGGAGATTCCCGATCCCGACTGGCAGGAATCGGCGAATGTGCCGATGCAGCGCCTTGAGCGGGCGCTGGTGCTGCACCGTGCGCCGGTGGCGAGCGATGAAGCGGCGGCCGCCAAGCCGGCTCAGACCCTGGCGCAGGCCGAGAAGAACAAGGCACAGCGCTAG
- a CDS encoding transglutaminase family protein — MYLTIRHDTAYRYETTVHYSIQQLRLTPSSGASQVVRRWTIDAPGKLDATFDAYGNVLHTLVLNKPHSEIRLHVSGEIDTIPLADGLLRDAVGPIPLEHYTCATRLTEADGAVRELAQAVASLGSPQGLIKLSEAIVQRVTYQPGVTEATSTASEALALGKGVCQDHAHLMLACCRLRGIPARYVSGYLAPGDAPNGASHAWVDVWLDGQGWISVDVTRAAFASEIYCRLAAARDYEAAAPVRGRRIGGLEEKLNVSVTVSAQAPQ; from the coding sequence ATGTACCTGACGATCCGCCACGACACCGCCTATCGCTACGAAACGACGGTTCACTATTCGATCCAGCAGTTGCGTCTTACGCCGTCGAGCGGCGCCTCCCAGGTGGTGCGACGCTGGACCATCGACGCGCCCGGCAAGCTCGACGCCACCTTCGACGCCTACGGCAATGTGCTGCATACGCTGGTGCTGAACAAGCCGCATAGCGAGATCCGTCTGCATGTGTCGGGGGAGATCGATACGATTCCGCTCGCCGACGGGCTTCTGCGCGACGCAGTGGGCCCCATTCCGCTCGAACACTATACCTGTGCCACGCGTCTCACCGAGGCGGATGGCGCGGTGCGTGAACTGGCGCAAGCGGTGGCGTCGCTCGGCTCGCCTCAAGGACTGATCAAACTGTCCGAGGCGATCGTGCAGCGCGTGACCTACCAGCCAGGCGTCACGGAAGCGACCAGCACGGCGTCTGAGGCGCTCGCGCTCGGCAAGGGCGTGTGCCAGGACCATGCGCACCTGATGCTGGCGTGCTGCCGCCTACGGGGCATTCCGGCGCGCTACGTGAGCGGCTATCTCGCGCCGGGCGACGCGCCGAACGGTGCGAGCCACGCGTGGGTCGACGTCTGGCTCGACGGGCAGGGCTGGATTTCCGTCGACGTCACGCGCGCGGCCTTTGCCAGCGAAATCTACTGCCGGCTCGCGGCGGCGCGCGACTACGAAGCCGCGGCGCCTGTGCGCGGCCGGCGCATCGGCGGTCTGGAAGAGAAGCTGAACGTCTCGGTCACGGTGAGCGCGCAGGCGCCGCAATAA
- a CDS encoding alpha-E domain-containing protein yields MLSRTADHLFWMARYMERAENTARMLDINLKALLLPQTPEQEARAQRSVLRISELEAAFAQRYDEPTREHVLDFMVADSTNPSSIHSCLQAARENARAVRGTLTTEWWETINDTWLEFNERTAAGQLTANPDELFEWVKFRSHLSRGVTIGTALQDDAFFFTQLGTYLERADNTARILDVRFADVEPNSRDAARQLEDFYYWTSILSSVSALEIYRKVYRDVVTPARVVELMILNQQMPRSLLASLEGVCVNLAMLRTSGSNQCERFAGKLRAELVYSDIRQIFEAGLHAYLTQFLARVFELGNLVARTYLMLPVA; encoded by the coding sequence ATGCTAAGCCGCACTGCCGACCACCTCTTCTGGATGGCCCGTTACATGGAGCGCGCCGAGAACACCGCGCGCATGCTCGATATCAACCTGAAGGCGCTGCTGTTGCCGCAGACGCCGGAGCAGGAGGCCCGCGCGCAGCGTTCGGTGCTGCGGATCTCCGAACTCGAAGCCGCCTTTGCGCAACGCTACGACGAACCGACGCGCGAACACGTACTCGATTTCATGGTGGCGGACTCGACCAATCCGTCGAGCATTCACTCCTGCCTGCAGGCCGCGCGTGAAAACGCCCGTGCCGTGCGCGGCACGTTGACGACCGAATGGTGGGAGACCATCAACGACACCTGGCTCGAGTTCAACGAACGCACGGCGGCCGGTCAGCTCACCGCGAACCCGGATGAGCTGTTCGAGTGGGTCAAGTTCCGCTCGCATCTTTCGCGCGGCGTGACGATCGGCACCGCGCTGCAGGACGACGCGTTCTTCTTCACGCAGCTCGGCACGTACCTGGAGCGCGCGGACAACACCGCGCGGATTCTCGACGTGCGCTTCGCCGACGTCGAACCGAACTCGCGCGACGCAGCCCGCCAGCTCGAAGACTTTTACTACTGGACGTCGATTCTCAGTTCGGTGTCGGCGCTGGAGATCTACCGCAAGGTGTATCGCGACGTCGTGACGCCGGCCCGGGTGGTTGAACTGATGATCCTGAACCAGCAGATGCCGCGCTCGCTGCTGGCCTCGCTGGAGGGCGTGTGCGTCAATCTGGCGATGCTGCGCACCTCGGGGTCCAACCAGTGCGAGCGATTCGCCGGCAAGCTGCGCGCCGAGCTGGTGTACTCCGACATCCGGCAGATCTTCGAAGCGGGCCTGCATGCCTATCTGACCCAGTTCCTTGCCCGGGTGTTCGAACTCGGCAATCTGGTGGCGCGGACCTATCTGATGCTGCCAGTGGCCTGA
- a CDS encoding circularly permuted type 2 ATP-grasp protein, with translation MRCYDEMRHHDEVVRPHYARFERWLAKQGNEAIARKRAEADLLFRRVGITFAVNGDLSGTERLIPFDLIPRIIPRSEWQTLEAGLRQRVQALNLFIHDVYHDRNIVRAGIVPAEQVYTNAQYRPEMQGVNVPLGVYAHIAGVDVVRAGEDGAFYVLEDNLRVPSGVSYMLENRKMMMRLFPELFVQNRIAPVAHYPDLLLDTLRSVAPEGVDDPVVVVLTPGMYNSAYFEHTFLAQQMGVELVEGKDLFVDDNYVFMRTTQGPKRVDVIYRRVDDDFLDPLAFRTDSALGVPGLLTAYRAGRVALANAMGTGIADDKSIYPYVPEMIEFYLGEKPILNNVPTFQCRKPDDLAYTLAHLSELVVKEVHGAGGYGMLVGPASTSAEIEAFRERLIARPAGYIAQPTLALSACPTFVEAGIAPRHIDLRPFVLSGKTVTMCAGGLTRVALQEGSLVVNSSQGGGTKDTWMVD, from the coding sequence ATGCGATGCTATGACGAGATGCGTCATCATGACGAAGTCGTGCGGCCTCATTACGCACGCTTCGAACGCTGGCTGGCAAAGCAGGGTAACGAGGCAATCGCGCGCAAGCGCGCGGAGGCGGATCTGCTGTTTCGCCGGGTGGGGATTACCTTCGCGGTCAACGGCGATCTGTCCGGCACGGAACGGCTCATCCCCTTCGATCTGATCCCGCGCATCATCCCACGCAGCGAATGGCAGACCCTCGAAGCCGGGCTGCGGCAGCGCGTCCAGGCGCTCAATCTGTTTATCCACGACGTCTATCACGACCGCAACATCGTGCGCGCCGGCATCGTTCCGGCCGAGCAGGTCTATACCAATGCGCAGTACCGTCCCGAGATGCAGGGCGTCAACGTGCCGCTCGGCGTGTATGCGCATATTGCGGGCGTCGACGTGGTGCGAGCCGGCGAAGACGGCGCGTTCTACGTGCTCGAAGATAACCTGCGGGTGCCCTCCGGCGTGTCTTACATGCTCGAGAACCGCAAGATGATGATGCGCTTGTTTCCCGAGCTGTTCGTGCAGAACCGGATTGCGCCGGTGGCGCATTACCCCGACCTGCTGCTCGATACCTTGCGCTCGGTTGCGCCTGAGGGCGTCGACGATCCGGTGGTGGTGGTGCTCACGCCGGGCATGTACAACTCGGCGTATTTCGAGCACACCTTCCTTGCCCAGCAGATGGGCGTTGAACTGGTGGAAGGCAAGGATCTGTTCGTCGACGACAACTACGTCTTCATGCGTACGACCCAGGGGCCCAAGCGCGTCGATGTGATCTATCGCCGGGTGGACGACGACTTTCTCGATCCACTCGCGTTCCGCACCGATTCGGCGCTCGGCGTACCGGGCCTGCTGACCGCGTATCGGGCAGGGCGAGTGGCGCTCGCCAATGCGATGGGCACCGGCATTGCCGACGACAAATCGATCTATCCGTATGTGCCGGAGATGATCGAGTTTTACCTCGGCGAGAAGCCGATCCTCAACAACGTGCCGACGTTTCAGTGCCGCAAGCCGGACGATCTCGCCTACACGCTCGCGCATCTGTCCGAACTGGTGGTCAAGGAAGTGCACGGCGCCGGCGGCTATGGGATGCTGGTTGGGCCGGCGTCGACCAGCGCCGAAATCGAAGCGTTCCGCGAGCGTTTGATCGCGCGGCCGGCGGGCTATATCGCGCAGCCCACGCTTGCGTTGTCGGCGTGTCCAACCTTTGTCGAGGCCGGCATCGCGCCGCGCCATATCGATCTGCGCCCGTTCGTGCTGTCCGGCAAGACCGTGACGATGTGCGCAGGCGGATTGACCCGTGTCGCGTTGCAGGAAGGGTCGCTGGTGGTCAATTCATCGCAGGGAGGCGGCACCAAAGACACCTGGATGGTCGACTGA
- a CDS encoding HU family DNA-binding protein codes for MPTSAKKVAKKAATVPTKKVAAKKVPAKKVVAAKKVAVKASGAPSPIKDTFTKASLAAHVAERAAVEPKAAKAVLAALEDTILGAVHKKGAGEFTLSGLLKIVVQAVPAKKKRFGKDPFTGEERWFPAKPASVRIKARPLKKLKDAAAA; via the coding sequence ATGCCGACTTCCGCAAAAAAGGTGGCCAAGAAGGCTGCTACGGTACCGACCAAAAAGGTTGCTGCGAAGAAAGTTCCTGCGAAGAAAGTCGTCGCAGCTAAGAAGGTCGCCGTGAAGGCGTCCGGCGCACCGTCGCCGATCAAGGACACCTTCACGAAGGCCTCGCTGGCTGCACACGTCGCAGAACGTGCTGCTGTTGAACCGAAGGCTGCCAAGGCTGTGCTGGCCGCGCTCGAAGACACGATCCTCGGCGCAGTCCACAAGAAGGGTGCTGGCGAATTCACGCTGTCGGGTCTTCTGAAGATCGTCGTGCAAGCTGTCCCGGCGAAGAAGAAGCGCTTCGGCAAAGACCCGTTCACGGGCGAAGAGCGTTGGTTCCCGGCCAAGCCGGCTAGCGTGCGCATCAAGGCACGTCCGCTGAAGAAGCTGAAGGACGCAGCAGCAGCGTAA
- a CDS encoding PLP-dependent aminotransferase family protein — MEIHIVVEGRHDLAGQIYRQLREGIVEGRLTGGTRLPSTRDLAVQLGVSRKTTLDVFERLLAEGYLSARSGSGTFVAEGLQRLPAQRSGYVRAVEAARVQAKAKSKARAQPLWQQMPHGLSLPGPMPALAHDFIGGKTDKAPFPFDVWRRCINQAVRAQSRSPGTYREAAGEPELRLAVARYLGFNRAVVCNWDEVIVTQGAQHALDLIARVTLRPGDVAAIEDPGYPPALASLAAAGAKVVPVPVDADGLIVHKLPDHARLVYVTPSHQFPLGMPMSLERRVALLEWAQKRGAVIIEDDYDSEYRFEGRPMEPLKSLDRAGLVAYIGTFSKTIFPELRVGYAVPPASLLGPLCTARQVTDWHGCTLTQTALASFMLNGDFAKHLRRMHKLYGARRACLLEHLRGGLAPWFDAVVPTAGIHLAAYLKAPLTEAAVIAAAREASIGLYGLGRFHLRARAQPGLMFGYGGIAVEQIDAALNTLAKLMPRLAR; from the coding sequence ATGGAGATCCACATCGTAGTCGAGGGACGTCACGACCTCGCGGGGCAGATCTACCGGCAGTTGCGCGAGGGCATCGTCGAAGGGCGCCTGACAGGCGGCACGCGTTTGCCGTCCACGCGCGATCTCGCGGTGCAACTCGGCGTCTCGCGCAAGACCACGCTCGATGTCTTCGAGCGCCTGCTTGCCGAAGGTTATCTCAGCGCGCGTTCAGGCTCGGGGACGTTTGTCGCGGAAGGTTTGCAGCGGCTGCCCGCGCAGCGCTCCGGCTACGTCCGGGCAGTGGAAGCGGCGCGCGTGCAGGCGAAAGCGAAATCGAAAGCGCGCGCGCAACCGCTCTGGCAGCAGATGCCTCACGGGCTGTCCTTACCTGGGCCGATGCCCGCTTTGGCGCACGATTTCATCGGCGGCAAGACGGACAAGGCGCCGTTCCCATTCGACGTCTGGCGCCGCTGCATCAATCAGGCCGTGCGGGCGCAGTCGCGCAGTCCCGGCACCTATCGCGAAGCGGCCGGCGAGCCCGAATTGCGTCTTGCCGTCGCGCGCTATCTTGGCTTCAACCGCGCGGTGGTGTGCAACTGGGATGAGGTGATCGTGACGCAAGGCGCGCAGCACGCGCTCGATCTGATCGCACGCGTCACGCTGCGTCCCGGCGACGTGGCCGCCATCGAAGATCCAGGCTATCCACCCGCGCTGGCCAGCCTCGCGGCGGCCGGTGCCAAGGTCGTGCCGGTGCCGGTCGATGCGGACGGCCTGATCGTCCACAAGCTGCCGGACCATGCGCGGCTCGTCTATGTGACGCCGTCGCACCAGTTTCCGCTCGGCATGCCGATGAGTCTCGAGCGGCGCGTCGCGTTGCTGGAATGGGCGCAAAAGCGCGGCGCGGTCATCATCGAAGACGACTACGACAGCGAATACCGTTTCGAAGGGCGGCCCATGGAGCCGTTGAAAAGTCTCGATCGCGCCGGCCTGGTCGCCTATATCGGCACGTTTTCCAAAACGATCTTTCCCGAGTTACGGGTGGGTTATGCGGTGCCGCCCGCATCGCTGCTCGGGCCGCTGTGCACGGCACGGCAGGTGACGGACTGGCACGGCTGCACGCTGACCCAGACGGCGCTTGCGTCATTCATGCTGAATGGCGATTTCGCCAAGCATCTGCGGCGCATGCACAAGCTCTATGGCGCGCGTCGCGCGTGTCTGCTCGAGCATCTCCGCGGCGGACTCGCGCCGTGGTTCGACGCCGTGGTGCCGACCGCCGGCATCCATTTGGCCGCCTATCTCAAGGCGCCGCTGACCGAAGCAGCAGTGATCGCGGCGGCGCGCGAGGCGTCGATCGGGCTCTACGGCCTCGGCCGATTTCATCTGCGGGCGAGGGCACAACCGGGCCTGATGTTCGGCTACGGCGGCATCGCCGTCGAGCAGATCGACGCCGCGCTGAACACGCTCGCCAAGCTGATGCCGCGCCTCGCACGCTGA
- a CDS encoding carboxymuconolactone decarboxylase family protein, translating into MQSRLDFYKATPSGTRAMIALEQAVSQCGIEKSLMELVRLRASQLNGCAFCVDMHVADARKGGETERRLASVVVWREAPFFTERERAALEWTEAVTLVAQTHVPDAVWEAVKPHFSEQEIADLTMLVVAINGWNRISVAFRKIPE; encoded by the coding sequence ATGCAATCCCGTCTCGACTTCTACAAGGCCACGCCCAGCGGCACGCGCGCGATGATTGCGCTGGAGCAGGCCGTCAGCCAGTGTGGGATCGAAAAATCGCTGATGGAACTGGTGCGTTTGCGCGCCTCGCAGTTGAACGGCTGCGCGTTCTGCGTCGATATGCACGTCGCCGATGCGCGCAAAGGCGGCGAAACGGAGCGGCGTCTCGCGTCCGTGGTGGTCTGGCGCGAAGCGCCCTTCTTCACAGAACGCGAACGGGCGGCGCTCGAATGGACCGAGGCCGTCACGCTGGTCGCCCAGACGCATGTGCCCGACGCCGTTTGGGAAGCGGTCAAGCCGCATTTCAGCGAGCAGGAGATCGCCGACCTGACCATGCTGGTGGTGGCGATCAACGGCTGGAACCGGATCTCGGTAGCGTTCCGCAAGATCCCGGAGTGA
- a CDS encoding peptide MFS transporter, producing the protein MMNSTVSQTRSFSTVFLIEMWERFGYYGMAALLVLFMIDKLGFTDSHATLTWGAFTALVYAAPSVGGWIGDKILGTRRTMVFGALVLSAGYLMLAVPNDQLTYMYASLGVVVVGNGLFKANAANLVRRIYEGDDARIDSAFTIYYMAVNIGSTVSMLATPWIKDHWGWHAAFAVCCAGMLLAVLNYFIMFRTLAHVGSAPDAEPVRWARVGAVVLGGAALCVATMFVLQHKAIAVACVYTAGVAILAIFGYMLAKCEHSERAGLIAALVLTLQAILFFVFYQQMSTSLTLFAVRNVDPHFSLFGVSLFTWSAAQFQALNPIWIMLLSPILAVLYTKLSKSGNDVSVAVKYAIGFVVVAAGFFVYAVSGRYAVDGRVSSWFMVGGYGLYSLGELLVSGLGLAMIARYVPARMSGFLMGAYFVASGVSGYLGSVVANFAQMPSGDLGPLQSLPLYTKLFMGLGWLAALGALVAVLLLPLMNRLSREHHRCASEARDAAHAANGLSPAAAE; encoded by the coding sequence ATGATGAATTCAACCGTATCCCAGACTCGATCGTTTTCGACGGTCTTCCTGATCGAGATGTGGGAGCGTTTCGGCTACTACGGGATGGCCGCGCTGCTGGTCCTGTTCATGATCGACAAGCTCGGCTTCACCGATAGCCACGCCACGCTCACGTGGGGCGCATTCACGGCGCTCGTGTATGCCGCACCGTCGGTAGGCGGCTGGATCGGCGACAAGATCCTCGGGACGCGCCGCACGATGGTGTTCGGCGCATTGGTGCTGTCCGCGGGCTATCTGATGCTCGCCGTGCCGAACGACCAGCTCACCTACATGTACGCCTCGCTCGGCGTGGTCGTGGTGGGCAACGGCCTGTTCAAGGCAAATGCCGCGAATCTGGTGCGCCGCATCTATGAAGGCGACGACGCCCGGATCGACAGCGCGTTTACGATCTACTACATGGCGGTCAACATCGGCTCGACAGTGTCGATGCTCGCCACGCCGTGGATCAAGGACCACTGGGGCTGGCATGCGGCGTTTGCCGTGTGCTGCGCGGGCATGCTGCTCGCCGTGCTGAACTACTTCATCATGTTCCGCACGCTGGCGCATGTGGGCTCCGCACCGGATGCCGAGCCGGTCCGCTGGGCGCGGGTGGGTGCCGTGGTGCTGGGCGGCGCCGCATTGTGCGTGGCGACGATGTTCGTGCTGCAGCACAAGGCTATCGCGGTGGCTTGCGTGTACACGGCGGGCGTCGCGATTCTGGCGATCTTCGGCTACATGCTCGCCAAATGCGAACACTCGGAACGCGCGGGACTGATCGCGGCACTGGTGCTGACGTTGCAGGCCATCCTGTTCTTCGTGTTCTATCAGCAGATGTCGACCTCGCTCACGCTGTTCGCGGTGCGCAACGTCGATCCGCATTTCTCGCTGTTCGGCGTGTCGCTCTTCACCTGGAGCGCGGCGCAGTTTCAGGCGCTCAATCCGATCTGGATCATGCTGCTGAGCCCGATTCTCGCGGTGCTGTATACGAAACTCTCGAAGAGCGGCAATGACGTGTCGGTGGCGGTGAAGTATGCGATCGGCTTCGTGGTCGTCGCGGCGGGTTTCTTCGTGTATGCGGTGAGCGGCCGCTATGCGGTCGACGGCCGGGTGTCGTCGTGGTTCATGGTGGGCGGCTACGGGCTGTATTCGCTCGGCGAGCTGCTGGTGAGCGGCCTCGGTCTCGCGATGATTGCGCGTTACGTGCCGGCCCGCATGAGCGGCTTCCTGATGGGCGCGTATTTCGTCGCGAGCGGTGTGTCCGGTTATCTGGGCAGCGTGGTGGCGAACTTCGCGCAGATGCCGTCCGGCGATCTCGGTCCGCTGCAGTCTTTGCCGCTCTATACGAAGCTGTTCATGGGGCTCGGCTGGCTGGCCGCGCTCGGCGCCCTGGTGGCCGTGCTACTGCTGCCGCTGATGAATCGCCTGTCGCGCGAACATCATCGTTGCGCGAGCGAGGCGCGCGATGCCGCGCACGCGGCGAATGGACTCTCGCCGGCGGCGGCAGAGTAA
- a CDS encoding helix-turn-helix domain-containing protein yields the protein MVTKTENKNPALELGSKIRALRQRLKRTLDDTATAARISKPFLSQVERGLATPSLTSLAGIASALGVTVQYFVDTPSEERSVSRGDQLKFFGFADSANLFARLTNLTGGRQLEAILVKMPPGQKRSEVNTHAGEEFLYVISGKVSLTLEGKTFSLQAGDSAHYESTVPHSWANTARGESLVVWVGTPRLF from the coding sequence ATGGTTACGAAAACTGAAAACAAAAATCCGGCCCTTGAGCTGGGTAGCAAGATACGCGCGCTCCGGCAACGTCTGAAGCGCACGCTCGATGACACAGCTACGGCGGCGCGCATTTCGAAGCCTTTCCTGTCGCAAGTAGAACGGGGCCTTGCGACACCGTCTCTCACGTCGCTCGCGGGCATTGCCAGCGCGCTCGGCGTGACCGTGCAGTATTTCGTCGATACCCCGAGCGAAGAACGTTCGGTAAGCCGTGGCGACCAGTTGAAATTTTTCGGCTTCGCGGATTCCGCGAACCTGTTCGCACGTCTGACGAATCTGACTGGGGGACGTCAACTGGAAGCGATTCTCGTCAAGATGCCCCCGGGGCAGAAGCGCTCCGAAGTGAACACCCATGCCGGCGAAGAGTTTTTGTATGTGATCAGCGGCAAGGTCTCGCTGACCCTGGAAGGCAAAACCTTTTCGCTGCAGGCGGGGGACAGCGCGCATTACGAATCGACCGTGCCGCATAGCTGGGCCAATACGGCGCGCGGCGAGTCGCTCGTGGTCTGGGTCGGGACGCCGCGCCTGTTCTAA
- a CDS encoding IclR family transcriptional regulator, translating to MNAAAKRGTAAADPAASPEAPGTGMLQRSFAVIRALAEAQPDGGRVTRLAKAVGLTQGTVHRILHALIAEGMVEQDESSKLYRLSVEFFALAAQAGNPSGMRTLCRPALLRLCASLGDTIFLLVKSSFDAVCLDICEGPFPIRSFTGDIGGRVALGVGQGSLAILAFLPEAEREEIIRFNVPRIRGYGVLDEVYLRTEIERVRQLGYAGRNSGVLDGMAGVAVPILDRTGVAVAALSVGTLAARLGDDRLPMVVELLRRQALALGPQTNPFDVALRRPMHGLSRALTTERIT from the coding sequence ATGAATGCTGCTGCAAAACGGGGAACTGCCGCTGCCGATCCGGCCGCGTCCCCCGAGGCGCCCGGCACGGGCATGCTGCAGCGCTCGTTTGCCGTGATTCGCGCGCTGGCCGAAGCGCAACCGGACGGCGGACGCGTCACGCGGCTCGCCAAGGCGGTGGGGCTGACCCAGGGCACGGTGCACCGGATCCTGCACGCCCTGATCGCCGAGGGCATGGTCGAGCAGGACGAAAGCTCGAAGCTGTATCGGTTGAGCGTCGAGTTTTTTGCGCTCGCGGCGCAAGCAGGCAACCCGAGCGGCATGCGTACGCTGTGCCGCCCGGCATTGCTGCGCCTGTGTGCGAGCCTTGGCGACACGATCTTCCTGCTGGTCAAAAGCAGCTTCGACGCGGTCTGCCTCGACATCTGCGAAGGCCCGTTCCCGATTCGCTCGTTCACCGGCGACATTGGCGGACGGGTGGCGCTGGGCGTCGGCCAGGGGAGTCTCGCGATTCTGGCGTTCCTGCCGGAAGCCGAGCGCGAGGAGATCATCCGCTTTAACGTGCCGCGAATTCGCGGCTACGGCGTGCTGGACGAGGTGTATCTGCGCACCGAGATCGAGCGGGTGCGGCAACTGGGCTACGCGGGGCGCAATAGCGGCGTACTCGACGGCATGGCGGGGGTGGCGGTGCCGATTCTGGACCGCACTGGCGTGGCGGTGGCGGCGCTCAGCGTGGGCACGCTGGCCGCGCGCCTCGGCGACGACCGCTTGCCGATGGTGGTGGAACTGCTGCGCCGCCAGGCCTTGGCGCTCGGGCCGCAAACCAACCCATTCGATGTCGCATTGCGCCGGCCCATGCACGGTCTCTCGCGCGCCCTGACGACGGAGCGGATTACCTGA